The following proteins are co-located in the Dyadobacter chenwenxiniae genome:
- the uvrB gene encoding excinuclease ABC subunit UvrB gives MDFEITSEYQPTGDQPAAIQQLVQGIEAGEPAQTLLGVTGSGKTFTIANVVKQVNKPTLVLSHNKTLAAQLYGEFKQFFPQNAVEYFISYYDYYQPEAFISSTNTYIEKDLQINQEIEKLRLHTVSSLMSGRRDVIVVASVSCIYGAGNPNEYKKSIVSAKLGDIVSRNQFLFRLVEILYSRTELEFNRGTFRVKGDTVDVFPGYADFAYRIIFFGDEIEEIQRIEPETGKKISSERAIAIFPANLFVTGRDVLTQSIKEIQDDLLQQINFFTKEGRLAEAERVKERTEFDMEMMRELGYCSGIENYSRYFDRRLPGQRPFCLLDYFPDDFLMVVDESHVTMPQIRAMWGGDRSRKEQLVEYGFRLPSALDNRPLTFQEFEDMTPQTIFVSATPADYELRKSEGVVVEQIIRPTGLLDPEIEVRPSLNQIDDLLEEIHKRIAMGDRVLITTLTKRMAEELSKYLDRVGVKCRYIHSEVKTLDRVEILRELRLGIFDVLVGVNLLREGLDLPEVSLVAIMDADKEGFLRDTRSMIQTIGRAARNDRGKVIMYADVMTGSMQLAIDETNRRRSIQLEYNMEHGITPKTILKSKEAIMEQTSVADSKVRKVYVEPTEVRVAADPVVQYMGKNDLQKLISETQRKMETAAKDLDFLEAARLRDELMQLKERAKVAA, from the coding sequence ATGGACTTTGAAATAACCTCAGAATACCAGCCAACAGGGGATCAACCTGCTGCTATCCAACAACTTGTACAGGGAATTGAAGCCGGAGAACCCGCCCAGACGCTTTTGGGTGTGACTGGTTCCGGCAAGACTTTCACCATTGCCAATGTGGTGAAGCAGGTTAACAAACCGACCCTGGTTTTAAGTCATAACAAAACGCTCGCTGCACAGCTTTACGGGGAATTCAAGCAGTTTTTTCCGCAGAATGCAGTTGAGTATTTTATCAGTTACTACGACTACTACCAGCCGGAAGCGTTCATTTCCAGCACCAACACATACATTGAAAAGGACTTGCAGATCAATCAGGAGATTGAAAAGCTACGTTTGCATACGGTTTCATCCCTCATGAGCGGGCGACGTGACGTGATCGTCGTAGCTTCGGTTTCCTGCATTTACGGCGCGGGTAACCCTAATGAATATAAGAAAAGCATTGTCAGCGCTAAGCTGGGCGACATTGTGAGCCGTAATCAGTTCCTTTTTCGTTTGGTTGAAATACTTTACAGCCGCACCGAGCTTGAATTCAATCGTGGGACATTCCGGGTGAAAGGGGACACGGTGGACGTTTTCCCGGGTTATGCGGATTTCGCTTACCGTATCATTTTTTTCGGGGACGAAATTGAAGAAATTCAGCGCATTGAGCCTGAAACCGGCAAAAAGATATCATCTGAGCGCGCAATTGCAATTTTTCCGGCTAATCTTTTTGTCACGGGAAGAGATGTGCTTACGCAGTCCATTAAGGAAATCCAGGATGACTTGTTGCAGCAAATAAACTTTTTCACAAAGGAAGGAAGGCTTGCAGAAGCGGAGCGCGTTAAGGAGCGGACGGAGTTCGATATGGAGATGATGCGTGAGCTGGGTTATTGTTCCGGAATCGAGAACTATTCCCGCTATTTCGATCGCCGCCTGCCAGGTCAGAGACCATTCTGTTTGCTCGATTATTTCCCGGATGATTTCTTAATGGTGGTGGATGAAAGTCACGTTACCATGCCGCAGATCCGCGCCATGTGGGGTGGTGACCGTTCGCGAAAGGAGCAGTTGGTGGAATATGGTTTCCGCTTGCCCTCTGCATTGGATAACAGGCCGCTGACATTCCAGGAGTTCGAGGATATGACGCCGCAAACGATCTTCGTGAGCGCAACGCCCGCAGATTACGAGTTACGCAAATCGGAAGGTGTTGTAGTTGAGCAAATTATCCGCCCGACCGGCCTGCTGGATCCCGAAATTGAAGTGAGACCAAGCTTAAATCAAATAGACGACCTGCTCGAAGAAATCCACAAACGCATTGCCATGGGCGATCGTGTTCTGATCACGACTTTAACCAAAAGGATGGCCGAGGAACTGAGCAAATATCTGGACCGGGTAGGCGTGAAATGCCGCTATATCCATTCGGAAGTGAAGACGCTGGACCGGGTGGAGATTTTGAGGGAACTGAGGCTGGGTATTTTCGATGTGTTGGTGGGTGTCAACTTATTGCGGGAAGGGCTGGATTTGCCGGAAGTTTCTTTGGTGGCCATTATGGATGCGGATAAGGAAGGATTTTTGCGGGACACACGCTCTATGATCCAGACGATTGGGCGTGCTGCGCGTAATGACAGGGGTAAAGTAATCATGTATGCTGATGTTATGACCGGTTCCATGCAGCTTGCTATTGATGAGACAAATAGAAGAAGAAGCATTCAGTTGGAATATAACATGGAGCACGGCATCACGCCAAAAACCATTTTGAAATCGAAAGAGGCGATCATGGAACAAACCTCCGTCGCTGATTCCAAAGTCCGCAAAGTATATGTGGAACCAACCGAAGTCCGTGTCGCCGCTGACCCGGTTGTTCAATACATGGGCAAAAATGACCTTCAAAAACTGATTTCCGAAACGCAGCGGAAAATGGAAACAGCCGCAAAAGATCTTGACTTCCTGGAAGCTGCAAGGCTCAGGGACGAATTGATGCAGTTAAAAGAGCGGGCGAAAGTGGCTGCTTGA
- a CDS encoding cupin-like domain-containing protein — protein sequence MKLVPIEKRSGLTREEFIENYLKPSKPVVFTDLAKDWPAVQKWTFDWLRENHGSIDVPLVDNHMHDADKYFQIAKTMKFGDYLKLIEAGPTDLRIFLFDIFKKAPELANDIRFPTIMDGFLKSYKFVFFGGQGSITSLHYDMDCSNVFLTQFQTRKQVILFSPEESRRLYHHPFTVMSKVDPINPDYERFPALKGAVGHETTLLHGETIFIPSLWWHYIRYVDGGFSLALRANNSIFTAVRGGMNLVRHTFVDKSMTKLLGLGWQHWKEKKAVENAQEVLEEQA from the coding sequence ATGAAATTAGTGCCCATAGAGAAACGAAGCGGGCTTACCCGTGAAGAATTCATTGAAAATTATTTAAAACCAAGTAAACCTGTCGTATTTACGGACTTGGCCAAGGATTGGCCGGCAGTTCAGAAATGGACATTTGACTGGCTGCGTGAAAATCACGGAAGTATCGACGTTCCGCTCGTGGATAACCATATGCACGACGCTGATAAATATTTCCAGATTGCCAAAACCATGAAGTTCGGGGATTATCTTAAACTCATCGAGGCAGGCCCGACCGATCTGCGTATTTTCCTTTTTGATATTTTCAAAAAAGCGCCTGAGCTGGCAAATGACATTCGCTTTCCTACCATTATGGACGGCTTTTTGAAGTCGTATAAATTTGTATTTTTCGGTGGGCAAGGCTCTATCACAAGTCTGCATTATGACATGGACTGCTCCAATGTATTCTTAACGCAGTTTCAGACACGCAAACAAGTGATTTTGTTCTCTCCCGAAGAGAGCAGAAGATTGTATCACCACCCGTTCACCGTGATGAGCAAAGTGGATCCGATCAATCCGGATTATGAGAGATTCCCTGCATTGAAAGGCGCTGTGGGCCATGAGACAACATTGCTTCATGGCGAGACGATATTTATCCCTTCACTCTGGTGGCATTATATCCGCTATGTCGACGGTGGTTTCAGCTTAGCATTGAGAGCTAATAATTCGATATTTACGGCAGTGCGTGGCGGTATGAACCTTGTGCGACATACATTCGTCGATAAAAGCATGACTAAGTTGCTTGGCCTGGGCTGGCAACATTGGAAAGAGAAAAAAGCGGTTGAAAACGCGCAAGAAGTTCTGGAAGAACAAGCGTAG
- a CDS encoding helix-turn-helix domain-containing protein, protein MKYFTIPPSPALARYVRFFWVLEHEVGSGMPYMHRTMADGCAELIFHYKGRFDEFVTADSTEPSFHSGIHGQSQTFRRFVIHEDFGIFGVYLYPFAIPVLFGVPSTELTGQMPDLHTSLGRKATGLEERMMLATDHTERVAIISAFLESLLAKTKLSEPAVFSVINQIIQNKGLTNVQELAAQSFLSTRQFERKFKEFSGFSPKLYLRIARFHAALDSYGDKDKSLTEIAYECGYYDQSHFIHDFKSFSGQHPRFYFSGRSEGQAYRDV, encoded by the coding sequence ATGAAATATTTTACCATACCACCATCCCCTGCTTTGGCAAGATATGTGCGGTTTTTCTGGGTCCTTGAACATGAAGTCGGATCCGGAATGCCTTACATGCACCGCACCATGGCTGATGGTTGTGCGGAACTGATATTTCACTACAAAGGTCGGTTTGATGAATTTGTCACGGCGGATTCAACCGAGCCTTCTTTTCACTCGGGCATCCATGGACAATCGCAGACATTCCGGCGCTTTGTCATTCATGAAGATTTCGGGATTTTCGGAGTTTACTTATATCCGTTTGCCATTCCGGTGCTGTTTGGGGTGCCTTCGACTGAGCTTACAGGGCAAATGCCCGACCTGCACACATCTCTCGGCCGAAAGGCAACCGGGCTGGAAGAGCGAATGATGCTGGCGACAGATCATACGGAGCGCGTTGCCATCATTTCGGCGTTTCTGGAATCGCTTCTTGCAAAAACCAAGCTATCTGAACCAGCCGTTTTTTCGGTTATTAATCAAATTATCCAAAATAAGGGTCTTACCAATGTGCAGGAGCTCGCAGCGCAAAGCTTTCTTTCGACACGGCAGTTTGAAAGGAAATTCAAGGAATTCTCCGGATTCAGCCCAAAACTTTATCTGCGCATTGCCCGCTTTCATGCAGCATTGGATTCCTATGGAGATAAAGATAAATCGCTGACTGAGATCGCTTATGAATGTGGATATTATGACCAATCCCATTTTATCCACGATTTCAAATCCTTTTCAGGTCAGCACCCGAGGTTTTATTTTTCCGGAAGATCAGAAGGACAAGCATATAGGGATGTATAA
- a CDS encoding VOC family protein, with amino-acid sequence MSTVKIPNGHQAVMPYLMLNGAAKFKDFTTRVFEGVVTHTHFQEDDPNLIKHSEVSIGESTIMFCDSRPEWPAQPANMFVYVENADDTYQKALTEGGKSVMEPADQDYGRSCGVEDPCGNIWWITSVL; translated from the coding sequence ATGAGCACAGTAAAAATCCCGAACGGCCACCAGGCAGTTATGCCTTACTTAATGTTAAATGGCGCTGCGAAATTCAAAGATTTTACGACCCGGGTTTTTGAGGGCGTCGTCACCCACACACATTTTCAGGAAGATGATCCTAATTTGATCAAGCACAGCGAAGTAAGCATTGGCGAGAGTACGATCATGTTTTGTGATAGTCGCCCGGAGTGGCCGGCACAGCCTGCGAACATGTTTGTATATGTGGAAAATGCGGATGACACTTATCAAAAAGCATTAACAGAAGGCGGCAAATCGGTTATGGAGCCTGCGGATCAGGATTATGGGCGCAGCTGCGGCGTGGAAGATCCATGCGGAAATATTTGGTGGATTACATCAGTTCTATAA
- a CDS encoding n-acetylglutamate synthase, whose amino-acid sequence MINYNNKVFVPLSNSENGEVDLSMQFVYKQNGNIVTSTYSGGRIQTGHLIALADENGNLDMRYHQVNDKGEITTGICKSTPEQLPNGKIRMHEKWRWTSGDQSEGESLLEEI is encoded by the coding sequence ATGATAAATTACAACAATAAAGTTTTTGTTCCCCTTTCCAATTCAGAGAATGGCGAGGTTGACCTGTCAATGCAATTTGTATACAAACAAAATGGTAACATTGTCACCTCAACCTATTCCGGCGGCAGGATTCAAACCGGCCATTTGATAGCGCTTGCGGACGAAAACGGGAATCTGGATATGCGTTACCATCAGGTGAATGACAAAGGTGAAATCACGACGGGCATATGCAAATCGACGCCTGAGCAACTCCCTAATGGAAAAATCCGTATGCATGAGAAATGGCGCTGGACTTCCGGGGATCAATCCGAAGGCGAATCGCTTTTAGAGGAAATATAA
- a CDS encoding YceI family protein, translated as MRTRLPIIPIFFAFIVSNMAFGQTSKVISGSTNFKVKYVLGTCDGTFDAPKGEAVFNEKSPENASFNIDIAANTFKTGNNSRDKDMKSEKYFDVEKYPNIHFKSTKVEKRSGKYEATGKLTIRDVTKTVTLPFEAKKNSDGTYALSSTFEVNRLDYKVGTKDWKLKDVVTVDLKAVIK; from the coding sequence ATGCGCACCCGCCTTCCCATTATCCCCATCTTCTTTGCCTTCATTGTTTCAAATATGGCCTTCGGACAAACGTCCAAAGTCATTTCCGGGTCCACCAATTTCAAAGTAAAATACGTACTGGGGACTTGTGACGGAACATTTGATGCTCCGAAAGGCGAAGCTGTTTTTAATGAAAAATCGCCTGAGAATGCGTCTTTCAACATTGATATTGCTGCCAACACATTCAAAACCGGGAATAATTCGCGCGACAAGGATATGAAAAGCGAGAAATACTTTGATGTTGAAAAGTATCCCAATATCCATTTCAAATCTACCAAAGTCGAAAAAAGGAGTGGCAAGTATGAGGCAACCGGAAAGCTGACAATCCGGGATGTTACCAAAACGGTAACATTGCCTTTTGAGGCGAAAAAGAACTCAGATGGCACTTATGCCTTATCGAGCACATTCGAGGTGAACCGGCTCGACTACAAGGTTGGGACGAAGGATTGGAAGCTTAAAGATGTGGTTACTGTTGATTTAAAGGCGGTTATTAAATAA
- a CDS encoding TonB-dependent receptor plug domain-containing protein — translation MKQFFTISFILLWALGPVAGQSDRGLVKGDTLARDSVSLDEFVVTGQFEAQSLKNSVYQVRTIDSERIAARGATNLQSILNTELGIRFSNDLTLGTSDIQLMGMSGQNVKILLDGIPMVDRGSTRESLGQIDINTIERIEIVEGPMSVIYGTDALAGVINLITKKGHSGDNLTLNARIQEETAGKEYNALSGKGTHNESLGITWQNKALQFSGNITRNNFGGWQGNSTGRVKDWMPKDQMLYSASARYQGNKWNVWYRFNGTDETIKSEGNRNPITQIAADKDYNTYRWFHQVQSELKVNEKLHVNGVVSYTDYSRKTLSTNVDASGRETLSLEPGSQDKSVFTTTFFRGTALYKANPHFSLLAGLDFSDNQSSGARILGSPQILEYALFVAPEIKLGKIFKLSPGLRFLKNSVYDAPPAIPSINGKLSLTQSLDLRVGYARGFRSPALRELYFDFHDASHSINGNTNLKAEYSDSFNSFLVWQSVSKPAIRANTTLGGFYNVFHDLIDTGIDPNDPTQTTYLNIFLFKTTGFTVDNKIFMKNLQASLGGSYIGRYNQFSANPEQFGSLPEFVWSPEVNANLLYRLSKIGASLNLFYKFSGKRPIYETTDQVNVRLAETDGFHMADLTFSKNFGKYINLLAGVKNLFDVTSLNNSSTDTGGAHSTGGAVPLSYGRSYFLGLNVQWSRN, via the coding sequence ATGAAGCAGTTTTTTACCATCTCGTTTATTTTGCTGTGGGCACTTGGTCCGGTGGCAGGGCAGTCGGATCGTGGACTTGTGAAAGGCGATACGCTTGCCAGGGATTCCGTTTCGCTGGACGAATTCGTGGTAACTGGCCAGTTTGAAGCACAATCCCTCAAAAATTCGGTTTACCAGGTCCGTACTATTGATAGCGAACGTATAGCGGCCAGGGGCGCGACCAATTTGCAATCGATTTTAAATACGGAGCTTGGCATTCGCTTTTCCAACGATCTTACGCTGGGAACGAGCGACATTCAGTTAATGGGGATGTCGGGGCAAAATGTAAAAATCCTGCTGGATGGCATTCCCATGGTTGATCGCGGAAGCACGCGCGAAAGTCTAGGACAGATCGACATTAACACCATTGAGCGCATTGAGATCGTGGAAGGCCCGATGTCGGTTATTTACGGAACGGACGCATTGGCCGGGGTCATTAATCTAATCACAAAAAAAGGGCATAGCGGCGATAACCTGACCTTAAATGCACGGATTCAGGAAGAAACTGCCGGAAAAGAATACAATGCATTATCGGGAAAGGGCACACACAATGAAAGTCTCGGCATAACCTGGCAGAATAAGGCGCTGCAATTTTCGGGCAATATAACCCGCAATAATTTTGGCGGCTGGCAGGGCAATTCGACCGGCAGAGTAAAAGATTGGATGCCCAAAGATCAAATGTTATACAGTGCTTCTGCAAGATATCAGGGCAACAAATGGAATGTTTGGTATCGCTTCAACGGCACGGACGAAACGATCAAATCCGAAGGGAATCGCAATCCGATCACCCAGATTGCGGCTGATAAGGATTATAACACCTATCGCTGGTTTCATCAGGTTCAGTCGGAGTTGAAGGTGAATGAAAAACTGCATGTGAACGGCGTGGTTTCTTACACGGATTATTCACGCAAAACATTGAGTACGAACGTGGATGCAAGTGGTCGTGAAACACTTTCGCTGGAACCTGGCTCGCAGGACAAATCGGTTTTTACAACGACGTTTTTCAGAGGAACTGCACTTTACAAAGCTAATCCCCACTTTTCGTTATTGGCAGGTTTGGATTTTTCGGATAACCAAAGTTCCGGCGCCCGCATCCTCGGCTCTCCGCAGATCCTGGAATATGCATTATTTGTTGCTCCTGAAATTAAGCTTGGCAAAATCTTCAAGCTAAGCCCCGGCCTGCGTTTCCTGAAAAACTCGGTTTACGATGCGCCACCGGCGATTCCTTCCATCAACGGAAAACTTTCTCTGACCCAATCGCTTGATCTGCGGGTTGGTTACGCGCGTGGCTTCCGGTCGCCTGCATTGAGGGAGCTGTATTTTGATTTTCATGATGCCTCCCACTCTATTAACGGCAATACAAACCTGAAAGCCGAATATTCCGACAGTTTCAACTCGTTCCTGGTCTGGCAGTCGGTTAGTAAGCCTGCAATACGCGCTAATACAACATTAGGAGGGTTTTATAATGTTTTTCACGATCTCATCGACACCGGCATAGACCCGAATGATCCCACCCAAACGACTTATTTGAACATTTTTCTCTTTAAAACGACCGGTTTCACGGTGGACAACAAGATTTTCATGAAAAATCTGCAAGCGTCCCTGGGCGGCTCCTACATCGGGCGCTATAACCAATTTTCGGCCAATCCCGAGCAATTTGGCTCACTTCCTGAGTTTGTCTGGTCGCCCGAAGTCAATGCAAATCTGCTTTACAGGCTCAGCAAAATAGGGGCGAGTCTGAACCTGTTTTACAAATTTTCAGGCAAAAGGCCCATTTACGAAACAACAGACCAGGTTAATGTGAGGCTGGCTGAAACCGATGGTTTCCATATGGCTGACCTTACATTCAGCAAGAATTTTGGAAAATACATAAATCTGCTGGCTGGCGTAAAAAACCTGTTCGACGTCACAAGCCTTAACAACTCGTCCACAGACACAGGCGGCGCGCACAGCACGGGCGGCGCGGTGCCGCTTTCCTACGGCAGATCCTACTTTTTGGGACTTAATGTACAATGGTCAAGAAATTAA
- a CDS encoding HmuY family protein — MKKIAKSLLLIAFFASFNACNDDEPPLPDNTASFESAAQGFEGEEAEIKIVLSRAVDAATPISVSLTPTLLAYGTEFTTTPAAANNTIVLTVPAGQSSASIKVARKTGVLLDGDESVAFKITSVGAPAVIGTNTELKLSFKAIVSEGTNIQLNGIADKEPGSSAANSVFLDLSTNIQTPVLRDSWDLGFYNDADFRVVINATNGASVLMVNKTDINAVTAKDIVLDSLAVGQGMGKLSQVDDAKGDLTKTAIKEISATDADNKVYILNRKGGSATVLPADQIYKIRVLRKGTGYALQYAKLNETTSKTIDITKDTAYNFEYVSLEKGATVDVEPLKARWDLNWGYSMYYTNFGTGLIPYGFSDLVFINKQAKVEAAEVLTSTVTYDAFTESNIAAAKFSTDADAIGSKWRVTSGGPVGVKTDRFYLIKDSAGNVYKLRFVSFHAEDGGVRGKPKLEYKLVKKGA; from the coding sequence ATGAAGAAGATAGCCAAATCCCTGTTACTGATTGCCTTTTTTGCCAGCTTCAATGCCTGCAATGATGATGAGCCGCCACTTCCCGACAATACAGCCAGCTTTGAAAGCGCAGCACAAGGTTTTGAAGGTGAAGAAGCCGAAATAAAAATCGTTTTATCCAGAGCAGTGGATGCCGCGACGCCGATCAGCGTTTCGCTCACGCCAACATTGCTTGCCTACGGCACAGAATTCACAACCACACCCGCCGCAGCCAATAACACCATTGTCCTGACCGTTCCGGCCGGGCAATCATCGGCATCTATTAAAGTAGCCAGAAAAACCGGTGTCTTGTTGGATGGTGACGAAAGTGTAGCATTTAAAATCACTTCCGTTGGCGCTCCGGCAGTAATCGGAACCAATACAGAGCTAAAACTGAGCTTCAAGGCGATTGTTTCAGAAGGAACGAACATTCAATTGAATGGAATTGCTGACAAAGAGCCGGGAAGCAGCGCAGCCAATTCCGTTTTTCTGGATTTAAGCACCAACATTCAGACGCCGGTTTTGCGGGATAGCTGGGATCTTGGCTTCTATAATGATGCGGATTTCCGCGTAGTAATCAATGCGACGAACGGCGCTTCGGTGTTAATGGTCAATAAAACGGATATTAATGCGGTGACCGCGAAAGACATTGTATTGGATTCATTGGCTGTGGGCCAGGGAATGGGAAAACTGAGCCAGGTTGACGACGCAAAAGGTGATCTGACCAAAACGGCGATCAAAGAAATTTCCGCGACAGATGCTGACAACAAAGTTTACATCCTGAACAGAAAAGGCGGAAGCGCGACAGTCCTTCCCGCTGATCAAATTTACAAGATCAGGGTTTTGAGAAAAGGAACAGGTTATGCATTACAATATGCGAAGCTTAACGAAACAACTTCTAAAACCATCGATATAACCAAAGATACCGCCTACAATTTTGAATATGTTTCCCTTGAAAAAGGAGCGACTGTGGATGTGGAGCCATTGAAAGCGCGCTGGGACCTGAACTGGGGTTATAGCATGTATTACACCAATTTCGGCACTGGTTTGATCCCTTACGGATTTTCGGATCTTGTCTTTATCAACAAACAGGCGAAAGTGGAAGCAGCAGAAGTGCTGACGAGCACGGTTACTTATGATGCATTCACTGAAAGCAACATTGCCGCAGCAAAATTCAGCACAGACGCGGATGCTATTGGTTCTAAATGGCGGGTTACTTCGGGTGGGCCGGTTGGTGTAAAAACGGATCGGTTTTATTTGATTAAGGACAGCGCAGGGAATGTTTATAAGTTAAGGTTTGTCAGCTTTCACGCAGAAGATGGCGGTGTGCGCGGCAAGCCCAAATTGGAATATAAGCTGGTTAAGAAAGGGGCTTAA
- a CDS encoding HmuY family protein has translation MSSEIIVIKDLNANTQPYAYFSLGKGKDVAASEAKTASWDIAFSKTTIAVNSGSSGPGQAGALVVEQPFEAITEAPKDGYKSDHDDTFAIPGGSGNSWYKYDMSVHAIRTIPGRTLLVKTSDGKYAKVQIISYYKGAPEEVPTEESSYITFRYAIADENGKF, from the coding sequence ATGAGTTCAGAAATAATTGTTATCAAAGACCTCAACGCCAACACGCAGCCTTATGCCTATTTCAGTTTAGGAAAGGGAAAAGACGTGGCGGCCAGCGAGGCAAAAACGGCCAGTTGGGACATTGCATTCAGCAAAACGACCATTGCCGTAAACAGCGGAAGCAGCGGACCGGGCCAGGCAGGCGCACTGGTGGTGGAACAACCATTCGAAGCGATCACGGAAGCGCCGAAAGACGGATACAAATCGGATCACGACGATACATTCGCGATTCCCGGCGGCAGTGGAAACTCCTGGTACAAATATGATATGAGCGTGCACGCGATCAGGACCATTCCGGGAAGAACGCTTCTCGTGAAGACGTCGGATGGGAAATATGCGAAGGTTCAGATCATTAGTTATTACAAAGGCGCTCCCGAAGAAGTGCCGACCGAAGAATCGAGCTATATCACTTTCCGCTATGCAATAGCGGATGAAAACGGAAAGTTCTAA
- a CDS encoding YdeI/OmpD-associated family protein, translating to MQLKKTDSRIDTYILKSADFAIPILTYLRDLVHIYCPEATETMKWSFPHFEYKGSILCNMASFKQHCSLGFWHGSRLSDPNNALALGEKASMGHLGKIRKIDDLPDESILGDFIIQSMQLIDAGVKVVREPKPSVSKELDVPEYFLNAMTSKARQTFDNFSYSQKKEYVVWITQAKTEATRERRMATAVEWLEEGKIRLWKYAAK from the coding sequence ATGCAGTTAAAAAAAACTGATTCGAGGATAGACACCTATATTCTGAAATCTGCTGATTTTGCTATCCCCATTCTCACGTATCTGCGCGACCTGGTCCACATTTATTGTCCTGAAGCGACGGAAACAATGAAGTGGAGCTTTCCGCATTTCGAATATAAAGGAAGCATACTTTGCAATATGGCCTCCTTCAAGCAGCATTGTTCACTCGGATTCTGGCATGGTTCGCGGCTATCGGACCCAAATAATGCGCTGGCATTGGGTGAAAAGGCTTCCATGGGACATTTGGGAAAGATCCGGAAGATTGATGACTTGCCGGATGAATCCATTCTGGGAGATTTTATCATCCAGTCCATGCAGCTGATCGATGCGGGTGTAAAAGTTGTGCGCGAACCGAAACCTTCCGTTAGTAAAGAACTGGACGTGCCCGAGTATTTTTTGAATGCAATGACGTCCAAAGCGCGGCAGACATTTGACAATTTCAGCTATTCTCAAAAGAAGGAATACGTCGTTTGGATTACCCAAGCTAAAACAGAGGCGACAAGAGAAAGGCGAATGGCTACGGCCGTTGAGTGGCTGGAAGAAGGGAAAATCAGGCTTTGGAAATATGCTGCTAAATAA
- a CDS encoding GNAT family N-acetyltransferase, which produces MKVKTISTENFVLTKMTAADGDKYFRLSNNDNVMKFVTGHALDRQESDKMLQTFLTEYGNDTFLGRYLIEGRSSGELIGTAKLDMDGSGVEIGYRIMEEHWGKGIATEIARGLISFARQTLNAKQVIAYVNVDNAASIRVLEKAGMVNAERIEDPDEVKFKFIFSPQKSVVKKTLGPLLMLIRKLYAVKKN; this is translated from the coding sequence ATGAAAGTTAAAACTATAAGCACGGAAAACTTTGTGTTGACCAAGATGACCGCAGCTGACGGGGACAAGTATTTCAGGCTGAGCAATAATGATAATGTAATGAAATTTGTGACGGGACACGCGTTGGACCGTCAGGAGTCGGATAAGATGCTGCAGACCTTTCTGACGGAATATGGTAATGACACTTTTTTGGGAAGATATCTGATTGAGGGCCGTTCTTCAGGCGAATTGATCGGGACGGCGAAGCTCGATATGGATGGGAGTGGGGTCGAGATTGGTTACCGGATTATGGAAGAACACTGGGGTAAAGGGATTGCAACGGAGATTGCACGGGGGCTGATCAGCTTTGCCAGGCAGACGCTGAATGCAAAGCAGGTGATTGCTTATGTGAATGTGGACAATGCGGCGTCGATTCGGGTTTTGGAAAAAGCGGGAATGGTCAATGCGGAGCGGATCGAAGATCCGGATGAAGTCAAGTTTAAATTTATTTTTTCACCTCAAAAATCGGTCGTCAAAAAAACGCTTGGTCCTTTATTGATGCTGATTCGTAAACTATATGCAGTTAAAAAAAACTGA